A window of Castanea sativa cultivar Marrone di Chiusa Pesio chromosome 8, ASM4071231v1 genomic DNA:
GTTGACCTTAGGGGGTAAGGTAAGTCTAGATTTGCTACCAAGAGATTGAGGGTTGGTAGAAACACTCTGGAGCTCAGAACGTTGCCAAAAGATAGATTTGGATGCTAACTCACAATTCCTAGCAAGGTCATATGCTTCTCCTAAGGTAGTGACTCCTCGGGTGATAATCTCGCCTAGTAGGTTAGCATTTAAACCTTTCTTGAACCTATTGAGTGTGACAACCTCTTCCTCGACTATTCGAATTCGCCTCTTGAATACTTTGAATTTCTCTATATATTCAGCCACAGGAGCAGTGCCTTGTTTTAGGCAATCCCATTCCTCAAGGAGGGAGCTCTTATAAGTTGGAGGAAGATAATTCCTCGAGAGTGCATCCTTCATCTTAACCCAATCAGTAATGGGGGGCTCACGTCATCGCCTAAGGGTATCCTCAAGGTCCTCCAAGAAAAGGTCGGCTTTTCCAATTAACTTCATCCTATCATACATCACTTTCTTATTCTCAGCCTAATGGTAATAGTCAAAGAATTTATCCATCTGACGTAACCAATCAGTGAAAACCCATGGGTCTAGGCAGCCATCAACGCTAGGTGCTTCTATCTTTTCCTTGGACATTCTATCGTCGTAACTCCTAGGGCCATTGTGATTATAGTGATCATGTTCAAAGTTTGGAGCCCTATTAAAGTAACCGTGGTTATTTTGCATAAGTATGTTATCTCCTTCATGGTTAATAGTCTCTCTTTGAGATGCTTCAATTCGCTCTACCCTATCTAGTAAAGCATGTATACTTTTTGCTAGATCTCCTATGGTTTGCTCTAAGGAGGGCCTAGGCTCGGAAGTGGATTAATGCTCAGGATTTGACATGTTGCGACCACTACTTAGATGCATGCAACACTATATTTATGAATGTAATTGAGattcccaaaaattcaaataaccaattctcaatataaaatcaTGGTCAAGCAAGAGTACATGTAGAGACTAGATCAAAGAATCAAAGGGATAAATTGCAGTCAAGTAGTGACAGTGTTCACAATATTGAGAGATATCCCAAATAAAAGTCAAATTCTAATAGGCTCCacaattaataatgagaatcagatatttcaaagaaattgggttatgccttctttttttttcttttttttttttggaaattttagagTAGGTACtgaaagaaaacacaaataataaaatggCTAATTTGAGCACAAAATGGGTAGGCCAGTGGGGTATGGTGGGatatgcacataaaaaaaatatatagataatatttttcaatgagACAAAATTGAACCCACCAAAAAGAAAGTAAGAGTTGTACCCTAGTCAGTGGCCAACTTATTGCACTAGATAGTCACGGGCTTGGCTCCTTAAGCGAGTGGATCTGACGTGGATATAGTGGACCTGTGGAGAACAATTTAAGGCCCAATACATGCAATGGGCACagtaacaataatttttttctttcccttccttttgattttttttttaatgaaaaatagcaaaatacaAAAGTCACACATGATAACTTAAAGgacaacaaaaactcaaaacaaacaaactcaaAAGAATGGAAAGGGTTGTCTCTGCGATGAAAGTCTTCGGCCTGCGTAGGGAACTGACGCCTGGCGACGATGCGAAGGAGTCATAGACAAAGGCGGCGCGAAACATAGAGGACTAGTGGCGGCTTGTCTCAGGTCTTGGCAACGGCGGTGGTTCAGCAATCTCAAAGGCAGTGGTTCGTCAATCTCGGCAACGGTGGGTCGAGGTTGCCGATAGGTCTCGGAGTGGGTCTCTTCTtcgtctcttttttttttttggtggcttgTGGGTTCTGCAATCAAAGGCGAGCACGGATGGGGGTCATTGGCTTGGAAGGGGCTGCTAGCTTCTCTTTTGGTTTGGGGATGAAAAACTCTTGTGGCCGAAAGGGTATATGGCACGGATTGGTTTAGGTTCTAGTTTGCAGATCTCGTGAGGTAAGAAATTGGGTTGTTGTGGTTTGCAAATCTCGTGGGGTAAGTATTTGAGTAATGGCATGTTTGGCGGTTAATTTGTTTTCTGATGGTGAGTATGGTTGTGGGTTGTCAGTCGTGAATTTGGGTTGCTGAAAGGGGTGATCGTGttgggctctgataccaaatttGATGTAGGACAACCGCAATTTTTCAATGAACCAAATAAACAACAAAGTAAACCCTAGGAGTTAGTATCAAGCAAAAATtggagtcggcaccagtgtaaaagaaacccacattttttttattttttatttataattctcAAATTGACTTACGGTAATCAGAAAAAGTGCTTAAATAGTtaacaataaaatgcataaagaaatcctaattattaaatgttcgggcttacttaatctcaagcccaataattaacaggctccatccataaggccacaggttgggccgtcttctttttgctcttcctcccatacaTGCATATAATTGGGGGCTTGTATCTGGTGTTTGCACCAACTTTTTtgacacaaactttttttttttataagtatttttttgacacaaatttaaaaatgtaagaACTAAAATGAAGCATTTCAAAGGATAGGAAATTAGAATACTGCAACACCCATGAGGGTTGCCAACCACACTTCACAAGTGATTGATAGCTCAAAGGTGGCTTTCCCCCATTCTTTTCCAAATATTGGTCATTGGAGTGTCCAGCAATTAACGGAGGCAGAGAATCACTTAAATGAACTAACATAGTCATAAATACTTCGAAGCTCAAAAGCATTTGAAAAATGAAAGTCCAAAGTTTGAACTCACCTTCTGTATAATATCCGCGGGATTGAAGAGTGTATGACTCACACGAGAGAAAACCTCAATTACAGCAGTAGATGCGTAGTCCtgtttatattttaatgaatttgaaacATGGGGCAAAGGTTGAGGACTACATGTGTAACTAAGCTTATATTACTGTGTTAAGATAAACTAAGGTTTTGCTAGGACAAGAtctgaataattttttttgtgcgtCATATTGCATACAaacctcacacacacacacacagttaAAATATTCTGTGTTGCAGGACATATTTAGGTCTTCATTCTTGTTTTACCTATTTCAGTTAAAATATGCTGTTGGTTGTGTTTCTATGTAGTGCATCATTTGACTCAACAGTGAAGCTATGAGATGTGGAACTTGGGAAACTTTTATACAGCTTAAATGGACACAGGTCCTGGCCCTTGCTGCTGTCGTTGATGTTATTTGAAGGTGATTATAACCGATGAGATGCTTTTGAATTTCACTGATCTCTTATATTGAAACTTCAGGGATCCTGTATATTCTGTTGCATTTAGCCCAAATGGTGAGTATTTGGTCAGTGGATCTCTTGATAAATCCATGCACATCTGGTCATTGAAGGAAAACAAGATTGTCAAAACATATACAGGCAATGGGGGCATATTTGAAGTTTGCTGGAACAAGGAAGGTGACAAGATTGCTGCATGTTTTGCCAACAATACAGTTTGTGTTTTGGATTTCAAAATGTAAGGTCTTGGAAAATGCTCTACAAATTTCCTGGTTTTCCAAAGCCCTATGACCTCAGGAATGATACTAACTTCTTAGTTGGTCTTCAAAGTTAGTTGTAGAGATGTTACTTTTAAAGGGGATGGGTAAAAAGTGTATTTTGGGTGGGTAGGTTTTACGTTTTAACAATAGATCAAGCATTACTCACTTGTGTTGATCGCTTTTGTAATTACATGTACTCAATTATCTGTCAGGCTTATGCTTGGTAGGAGTGAATCGTAAGTTTGTAACCCAATTATGAACAGAATTATTTGAATTGGACCATAATTTATGGTTTCTAGTTTACCATTTCATTTCCCAATGATTGTTATTTGGAACGATGTTTGTTACCCACTTACATTGCGTTTACTTTGTTTAtcctttcaatttttctttgttgaatgTTTATCTTTTCAGTTGATGGTGAGGAATGAGCCCAACTATCACCAGTCAAACAGATTAGGGGAATTTGATAGCAGTTGGTTTacaataattattcaaattatacGATCAGTGGACTGCTAATTATAGTAAAAGAGTGATATATTACAGTTCATTAGTAATTCCCACAAGAACATGAATAGTTAACAATATTGCAATTCACCAGTAATCCCCACAAGAACAGGAACCGTTCACAAAGTGGTGAAATCGATTACGGTCCCTCATCACAATCTTACGTCCAGTTATCTTTGAAATCAACTTGGTCACAGCATGACAGTCCAGACATACACGGAGGTTCTTCACAATCTTGATAGTAGTTCCGGGTTGAGTACTGATGAGCCCAAAAGCCATAGCTAGCTTCTCACTGTGAACTTCAAGAGATTGCTCCTTTTGTCTCTCCCCTAAGTCATGTAACACAATTTCTGTCTGTGGGGTGTAGCCGTGTGCCTTGAGCCAACCATTTATCTCCTCTAGCATCATGTAAATTTCTTTGCTGTTTGGGTGTTTCTTATCTCCAGCAAGAAACTCGTGTACCTTATTATTCACTTCAATTGAGCTACAGCCAGGTTCCTTCTGCACTCCGCTGTCTTTCATCAAGGTCCTCACCCTTGCCACCCCATCCCAGTTGCCAGCAGCTGCATATATGTTTGATAAAAGAATATAAGTTCCTGAATTTGCAAGGTTCTTGCCAACCAGAAACTCTGCAATTTCCTCTCCCAAAGCAATGTTATCATGGAGCCTACAGGCTGCAAGCAAAGTTCCCCATAAGACAGGATCTGGCTCTGTGTTCATGTTTTTGACAAGCGCATATGCTTCTTCTAAATGCCCAGCACGGCCAAGAAGATTTACCATACACCCATAATGTTCAATCCTTGGTTCAATCCCATATTGATCTTTCATTGAATGGAAAAAACTCCATCCCTTGCCAACTAAACCTGCGTGACCGCAAGCACTCAAAACGGCAATGAAGGTTACATGAGTAGGATGGTGACCAATCATGCACATTTCATTAAACAATTGCAAGGCATTTTGGCTAAATCCATGAATTGCATACCCTGTAATCATTGAATTCCAAGCAACGACATCCTTATCTTTGATCCTATCAAAAACCAATCTTGCATCCTCCAAACTACCACATTTACTATACATATCAACCAATGCAGTACCAACATGAACATTAATCTCAATCCTATTATTCTCAATGTAAGAATGAAGCCACCTACCAGACTCCAAAACCCCAAGCTGCCCGCAAGCAGAAAGTACAGACAACACCGTCACTTCATTAGGCTTAACTCTTGCCCTCAACATTTTTCTAAACAATATAAAAGCCTCATTTGGCATCCCATTCTGAGCATACCCATCAATCATCACATTCCAACAAATTACATCCCTCTCCTTCATTTCTTCGAACAGCACACGGGCCTTGCCAAGCTCCCCATATTTGGCATAACAAGTCATCATTGCCGTCAAAGAAACCAAACTCTTCTCAGGCATAGTATCAAACAGTTGTTGCGCAGACATCACATCACCCCCTCTCGCATAAACGTCAACGAGACCAGTCCTAACAAATAAATCCGACACGAACCCAAGTTTGATCGCTTGGGAATGAAGGGCTTTTCCGGGTTCAAGTGGGCAAGATTTCAAGAGCGAAGAGAAGGTGAAGCAATTGGGTTCGACACCATGAACCAGCATTTGCGCGTAGTAGAAGAGTGCTTGGTCGTGTAGAGCGCGTTGTACGTGACCGTTAATAATGGAGGTCCAGAAAAAGACATTGGGGTTGTGGGTACGTTCAAAGAGAGAAACAGAATAGTCGAGGCGACCGAGAGTGTAGTAAGAGCGCTGGAGCTTGAAATTCAAGATGGAGTGGTGGTGAAGGTCGTGGCGAAGGAGTGCGGCGTGGAGTTGGAGAAGGTGGTTGATGGATTTGGACTTGTCGATAAGGAAGACGAGTCTGTCTACTGTTGGAAATTGGTGAGTGTTGGTTTTACCGGTGGGcagtggtggtggcggtgggGTTGAGTAAATGGTGGTCGAGGACATTACGCACGTCGGCGGCATAGAATGCCTGGTCTTCGATGACGCGGGCGGCGGGGACGGGTTGGTAGTGGTTGGAGATAGAGAGGATGGAGTCGGAGGACGATCACGGCGTCGCCGATCCGATGCGAGGAGGGCCAAATGCTGAAGGAGAATTTCGAGTTATCGGGATTGGGTGCTGCAGCGTCTTCCATTTCCTTTGGGAACTACTTTTAAAACGACACTAGACttccttaaaattaaaattaaaatgcgTAGACCCGTTAGTACTTGCCAtctgaaaaaatttataaaaatacgtattatattttttaaaaataaaaaatatgtgtttaaactTACGTAACAAACGGATTCTTGTTatccttaattattatttttaatatatttaaaaaataattcattaaaattcaaactccactttcttttcttttaaaaacacaaactaagtaaataatattttcataacaaatattagctgaaaatttattactaatagttaagaaagtaattttagtagtagatttaaaataaaaaccttaacaaTTTGTCATCTAAATATTGGtgttgatgatgcgaagaaaatcagtaggctggatgtttcGGACTTGAAAAGACTATTGGCTGTCTTGAtggtttgaaaaagaaagaaaaacgatcaaaggtgactggggtcgccggccaagaaccctccgatggtaaagttagtttttctctctcaaattttggagttccaactttttaggaggTGTAAAACGTACATTTGTCTGGCttgaatgagcgtttatatagtgtcctaagagtagttattagacttgtaacctcccttgaatttgaggaggtgtgaaggttcagggataacttctataactgtttaggagttacatttttctcacataacggtcactggaagttatgcgtgtgataTGGAGTTGTTGTACACactcaggaattttcctaagtgtcaagGGTCGTCCAAGTATCCTCGTTCAGAGGTCCTCTAGTTGAGCGTATCTCGTTCCTAAGGGAGGTCGTTCCTTTACGGACGACTTTATTTAGGACGAGGTTGATGGCTTCCTTGGACGAGATGGTGAAGTTTCGTAAAACTTGGCCATGAGAACCTCGTCCAAGCATTCTCCTGCAAGGACGATTCTTCCAGGTTGAGGTTCTTACATCATTTGCTTTCATTTGCTTTCCTGGTTTTGTCTTGGCCGACTTTCATGGACGATGCTGGAGTTATATTTTACCATACCTCATCAGTTGCACCCTTGTCCATGGGTCGTCTAAGATGTACATAGACTGACGTCATCATTTGGACGcatgttttttatttagctGTCGTGTGTGCCAAGTGTTGCAGTTTCATTGGCAACTTGTCAcgttgatttaatttttcgaGGGAAGTGCCACGTGGCGTGTCCTGATTGGTTACGCAACTCGAGACACCATTTTTCAATGcttataaatagtggaattccttTCATACCCTCTGcactttctcaaattttcttctttgacctTCTCGTCTTAAcgcctcgtctagaagttttCTAGCTTTCCTAGTTTTCCATCGTCTAGAGCCAAGTATCTTCTTTTACACTCGTCTTTAGGCTTTAAGCTTTCTTAAAGAATGTCTGAGGTAGCcctttcttcgtctagcaatagtgtaGACAAAGCCATAGACAAGTATTATGACCCTAGTAGTTTTagtgggtctagtgatagcaGTAGTGATTGCAATAGCAGTAGTGAGGGAAATACTACAGACGAGTATACGTCTAGTGCCTCTAGGGTTCCCATAGAGATACTTTAGGAAAGTCTTAGGACGAGGGCTGAGTCCGGGTCTAAGGCTGGTACAAGCGCTCCCTCGTCTTCTACTCAAGACAAGGAAGAGGTAGTTTATAGTTGTGTTGTTGGGGTTGCTTCTAAGACAGACGAGAGAAAATTAGTCATTCTTAAGACTTGGTAACAAATTCCTGAGGACTTGAATCTCAGGGAACTTGTGGGTGACGAGTGGTGTTGTCAACCCCGTTTTGGTGTTGGTATTTATGAGGCTTACCTCTTGGGGGGTTTGAGGTTACCCCTTAATGCCTTCGCCAGGGAGTTGCTTTCTAGACTAGGTTTAGGTACATGTCAGTTCAATCCCAATGCATAAAGGCTAATTGTCGCTATGCAAGTTTTATGAAGGGAGGCGTTTGAGGGGGATCGTCTTCTTACTGTGGACAAGTTCCTcttttgctataaaccctccgagattAACCAATCCCTTGGCTTTTATTAGTTCACAGCCAGAGGGAGAGATTATAGGCTGATTAAGTCCTTAGTCACCTCAGATAGGAaatggaagacggagttcttcttcgtctttgGCTTTTGGGCTGGACGCCTTATTAAGATTGACAGTGATCCATTCCCTCCCTACgcaggagagttagggaaccttcgtcctgaaggtacaTTTGTGGTTGTCCATTtactttttgttacttttgattgTAGTTGTCTAATCAtcctctcctttcttttttgtaggTGCTAGACGGTCTCATTTGAGCAGGTTTTATCTTGAACTATTTCAGAAAACACGTCTACACATTGACAGGACATTCCATTCCTTGGTAAGCCTACAACGTCTTGCCACTTGGGGGCTAGGTCCAGAGCCGTCTACTGAAGCTATTGCCCACGAACTCACCGCCCGTAGACGTAAGTTCTCTTCTGTCccacctctctctttttttctttttctttttgtttttaacgtcttttttttttataggaatggCGACAATGAAGGAAAACAAGGGTAAGGAAGTATTAGACGAGGAAATTGGGCAGGGGGTGGAGTCCCAACCTCGTCCAGCCACTGGTGACAAAAGGAAGAGCTTGTCTCTTGGAGTTGACTTGGAGAATCTTCCAAGCAGACGCAAGGAAAAAAGGGCTAAGCATAGGTCGTCCAAGGCTAAGGACGCCCAAACCAAAGACGACTAAACCAATCTTGTCCTCGTCCCCCAAGGTCATTCCGTCTAGATAGTGGATGTTGATTCTGAACCCAAGGATCCCTCGTCTGCGCAAATCCCGTCCAAATTCGCTGCCCCTGCCTCGTCCCAACTTTCTCAGCAAGTGCCTCAAAATCTTCTCTCCAATGAGAACTTAGCTTGGGAAAGGTTTGAGAAGGTTGTGACGGAAGAGGGCGTAACGACatgctatgacatgtctttAAAGGACTTTGAGCGTTCCACAGTTCATGACCTTTTTAAGGTGTGCACTCTTTATATGTATTCCTCGTCTTGCTAGTAATACTTGTATATATTGTGATATAATTTTAATGGATGCAGGCAATGTCAAAGTTTATCGTCGTGTCCAGGCAAACAATTGAATTAGACAAGACGAGGATTCTGCTGGAGAAGACAGTCCAAAAGGGGAAGGACGAGTTTAAGAGGTGGGATGAGGtggctgccaaggccaaggaaGATGCAAAGAAGCTGAGAAATAATGTTAAGGAGTTGAAGACTGACGTTAAAGATAAGGACGTTCGTCTTGATCTCGTCTAAAAGAAGAATGACGAGTTGAGCGCCCTTCTTGAAAAGGCTAAGGGAGACGCAGTTGCAGAATTTAAGTCGTCCAAAGAGTTCACCAATCTATTGGATACCAACTATGCAACTAGGTTTGAAGATTTTAGGATGGAAGCAATGGAGATATTCCCTGAAATTGACTTCAACCTCATTAAGCTTAACCTTGGTGGGGCTGCTTCAAGCTCCCTCCTCTAGACGAGCTTAGAGGATGTTAATGTTGAGGATGATGCCTCTACGAAGCCACCTCAGGACGACCCTAATGCCGAAGCCCCTCCTGTTTGAAGACGAGATGTTTAACTAGATCaagtgtttatttgtttgtttctctttgATTTGGTCCATTGTTTTTAGGACCTTTATTAAAATGTATTTGAGAACAATTCTCTCATCCAATGTACTTTGGACGAgcttattaacaattgccttttaaggcttactttgtaagggtttttggacggtggtcatCTACCCTCTTTTAATGAATGTCTATTCTTATCCATTGGTGTTATTGTATGGATGAGTTTACCCTCTGTATCACTGTTGTTATTAAGATTTGTATACTTTTAAGTATTAGAGGGTTGTCCATATGCTTTTATCATGGACGATGTTAGAGGTTCGTCCACGTGCTTTTTCTATGGACAATGCTTGAGGTTTGTCCACACGTTTTTTCTGTGGACGACCTGTTTGCGTATGGACGATTCATTTGTCATTCAACAATTTTTACAAGTATAATTCGTCCTCAAGGTAGCAGTGATGGTCTTGTCAGATCTTTTCCTCGTCCATGGGCTTGACTTGGCATGTCTTTTGTCAAGACATTTCTAGTGTTTGACTCGTCCTAGGACGCCTGCGCGTCTTGGTCAGATGCTCATCCATGGATTAGTGCTTCACTATATGGCCTTTTTTCGTCCGTCTATTTTCAGACGAGTatatgccttagcttatttttctttactttatcctCGTCtcgaggaaagcttatgaacgttacatccctgcgtccagagattttcattcgtcttaggcttttgccccccttgtgggtactattatggaaactagatttatgcattaaatacattagaaatccaaaccatattattatatgaatattgtccacaaatatggcacatgcttagaagctagtgccttatgaAAGTACTTAGGAAAATACTtatacataacctcgtctttaACAAAAGTGTCTTTAGACGGTGCCAAAGTTGAACTaatgcattttttattcttaaaacacatcATAGTAataataagaacacaacagtagaTATGAGTAAACATATAGACCATAGTTGTAACTGTCCATAGCATCAACCTCGTTCTTGGAAAATTTCGTCCAAGCTCATTACTGgtagtacctcctcaggtgtTCCATGTTCCAAGGGTGCTTTAACTTTCGTCCGTCTAGTGCTTCTAGGTAGTATGACCCCtaccttttgcagttgattaccctatagggtccttcccaattgggtcccaatttttcataagctgggttcctggttgccaagAACACCCTTTTAAGAACGAGGTCTCTGACGTTGAAAcgcctgggttttaccatggcatcatgctgcctagccataagattcttgtatcttgctgtcctttgctccgcatccatccttacctcgtcaatgagatcgaggtcaagatgaagttgttcctcattttctctctcctgatactttatcactcgatggttagccatatgaacttctgccagtatgactgcttcacttccataagctagcttgaagggggtttctcTTGTCGGGGCTCTCCTAGTCGTCCTATAGGctcaaagaacacctggtaactcgtctgaccatatcccctttgccccctcgagccgagtcttgatgattttcagcagggatcggttcaCCATTTCTGCTTGTCCGTTCGCctgtgggtgggagggtgaggaataatgattcttgattTCGAACTGTTCATAAAAGTCCCTGAAaggtgcgttgtcaaactgtcgtccgttgtcagatactagtaccctaggtactccgaacctgcacagaatattcttccaaacaaaattcttaacGTTTTGTTGAGtaatttttgcaagaggttcagcctccacccacttggtaaagtagtcaatccctactactaaaaatttcatttgtcttATTCCTAAGGGGAAATGAcccaggatatccagtccccactatGCAAAGGGCTATAGGGCCATCATTAGGGTCTGGTACTCCGACGGCTATCTAGGGACGTTGCTATAGAGCTAACAttggtcacacaccttgacataggtcttagcatctgcttgaactgtaggccagtagtagcctgcaTGAACGACCTTATGGACAAGCGATCTTGCTCCTTCATGATTTCCACATgttccttcatgaacttccctcaaaacatagtttgactcgtccggAGCCAGGCACCTTAAGTAAGGCTGAGAAAAGCCTTGCTTGTATAGCACTTCGTTTATGAGGATGTACTTGGCTGCCTTGACCCTCAGCTTCCTAGCCTCGTCATTGTCTTCTGGAAGCTTTCCATCCTTAAGATAGagtactattggactcatccaactTTC
This region includes:
- the LOC142606877 gene encoding pentatricopeptide repeat-containing protein ELI1, chloroplastic; the encoded protein is MPPTCVMSSTTIYSTPPPPPLPTGKTNTHQFPTVDRLVFLIDKSKSINHLLQLHAALLRHDLHHHSILNFKLQRSYYTLGRLDYSVSLFERTHNPNVFFWTSIINGHVQRALHDQALFYYAQMLVHGVEPNCFTFSSLLKSCPLEPGKALHSQAIKLGFVSDLFVRTGLVDVYARGGDVMSAQQLFDTMPEKSLVSLTAMMTCYAKYGELGKARVLFEEMKERDVICWNVMIDGYAQNGMPNEAFILFRKMLRARVKPNEVTVLSVLSACGQLGVLESGRWLHSYIENNRIEINVHVGTALVDMYSKCGSLEDARLVFDRIKDKDVVAWNSMITGYAIHGFSQNALQLFNEMCMIGHHPTHVTFIAVLSACGHAGLVGKGWSFFHSMKDQYGIEPRIEHYGCMVNLLGRAGHLEEAYALVKNMNTEPDPVLWGTLLAACRLHDNIALGEEIAEFLVGKNLANSGTYILLSNIYAAAGNWDGVARVRTLMKDSGVQKEPGCSSIEVNNKVHEFLAGDKKHPNSKEIYMMLEEINGWLKAHGYTPQTEIVLHDLGERQKEQSLEVHSEKLAMAFGLISTQPGTTIKIVKNLRVCLDCHAVTKLISKITGRKIVMRDRNRFHHFVNGSCSCGDYW